One Herbaspirillum rubrisubalbicans genomic window carries:
- the queC gene encoding 7-cyano-7-deazaguanine synthase QueC, translated as MSATPPIAPTLNTQSALVLFSGGQDSTTCLAWALSRYARVETIGFDYGQRHAIELQVRPALLQKMKTFSPDWQARLGEDHMIDLSLIGKISDTALTRDVAIAMQDNGLPNTFVPGRNLLFMTVAATLAYRRGLNVLVGGMCETDFSGYPDCRDDTMKALQVALNLGMATQLKVETPLMWIDKADTWSLAESLGGSALVDLIRADTHTCYLGERGQLHDWGHGCGKCPACELRARGYQQYAARKTTG; from the coding sequence ATGTCCGCTACGCCTCCCATCGCCCCCACCCTCAACACCCAAAGCGCCCTGGTGCTCTTTTCCGGTGGCCAGGATTCCACCACCTGCCTGGCCTGGGCGCTGTCGCGCTATGCGCGGGTGGAAACCATCGGCTTCGACTACGGCCAGCGCCACGCCATCGAACTGCAAGTGCGTCCGGCCCTGCTGCAAAAGATGAAGACCTTCTCGCCTGACTGGCAAGCGCGCCTGGGCGAAGACCACATGATCGACCTGTCGCTGATCGGCAAGATTTCCGACACGGCATTGACCCGCGATGTCGCCATCGCCATGCAGGACAATGGTCTGCCCAATACCTTCGTGCCCGGTCGCAACCTGTTGTTCATGACGGTGGCCGCCACGCTGGCCTATCGCCGTGGCTTGAACGTGCTGGTGGGCGGGATGTGCGAAACCGATTTCTCGGGCTATCCCGATTGCCGCGACGACACCATGAAGGCGCTGCAGGTGGCCCTGAACCTGGGCATGGCCACGCAGCTGAAAGTGGAAACGCCGCTGATGTGGATCGACAAGGCCGACACCTGGTCGCTGGCCGAATCGCTGGGAGGCAGCGCGCTGGTGGACCTGATCCGCGCCGATACCCATACCTGCTACCTGGGCGAGCGCGGCCAGTTGCATGACTGGGGTCATGGCTGTGGCAAGTGCCCGGCCTGCGAGTTGCGCGCACGCGGCTACCAGCAGTACGCGGCACGCAAAACGACCGGCTGA
- a CDS encoding serine hydrolase domain-containing protein — MPITPSQLIARSTAALLVVLAGAEIGRRLADLPSLPTLVDLQFDLTPRSQSYKVFQANPIARSSHPQPLPTALRALDIQVPWKDGSSLSVSDFLKSTATQAFVVVQDGRVVYERYIDGDDANTRFASFSVAKSFVSALTGVALQQGKIKSLNEPIGRYLNRTEIAPAYANITIGQLLDMRSGIDVQENYGGSLVSPVVRMFVSTDLQRFIARRDGLRFTPGSRFEYRSIDTLVLSRVLARATGMRLSDFAQQALWEPLGMEQDATWSVDSQEHGVEKAFCCLNTTARDFSRLGLLYLDGGRVGQQQIVSPTWAAEPRQPLNNSNTLDYRNGWWIPPGNAVDRDFSAIGVFGQYLYINPATRTVIVKLSDYGVEQDEVLTLLAMRRIGHYLAGKD; from the coding sequence ATGCCCATCACACCCTCCCAGCTCATCGCCCGGAGTACCGCCGCCCTGCTGGTGGTGCTGGCCGGTGCCGAGATCGGCCGCCGCCTGGCCGACCTGCCCAGCCTGCCGACGCTGGTCGACCTGCAATTCGACCTGACCCCGCGCAGCCAGAGCTACAAGGTGTTCCAGGCCAACCCGATTGCGCGCTCCAGCCATCCACAGCCGCTACCCACGGCGCTGCGCGCGCTGGACATCCAGGTGCCGTGGAAGGATGGCAGCAGCCTGTCGGTAAGCGATTTTCTCAAGAGCACGGCGACCCAGGCCTTCGTGGTGGTGCAGGATGGCCGCGTGGTCTACGAACGCTACATCGATGGCGACGACGCCAATACCCGCTTCGCCTCGTTCTCGGTGGCCAAGTCCTTCGTCTCGGCGCTGACCGGCGTGGCCTTGCAGCAAGGCAAGATCAAGTCGCTCAATGAACCCATAGGCCGTTATCTCAACCGCACTGAGATCGCCCCGGCCTACGCCAACATCACCATCGGCCAGTTGCTGGACATGCGTTCGGGCATCGATGTGCAGGAAAACTATGGCGGCTCGCTGGTCTCGCCGGTGGTGCGCATGTTCGTCAGCACCGACCTGCAACGCTTCATCGCGCGCCGTGACGGCCTGCGCTTTACGCCCGGTTCGCGCTTTGAATACCGCAGCATCGATACCCTGGTGCTCTCACGCGTGCTGGCCCGTGCCACCGGGATGCGCCTGTCCGACTTCGCCCAGCAAGCCCTGTGGGAACCGCTGGGCATGGAACAGGACGCTACCTGGAGCGTGGATAGCCAAGAGCATGGCGTGGAAAAGGCTTTCTGCTGCCTCAACACCACTGCCCGTGACTTTTCCCGATTGGGCTTGCTCTATCTCGATGGCGGCCGCGTCGGCCAGCAGCAGATCGTCAGCCCTACCTGGGCCGCCGAACCACGCCAGCCGCTCAACAACAGCAATACGCTGGACTACCGCAACGGCTGGTGGATCCCGCCCGGCAATGCGGTGGACCGCGACTTCTCGGCCATCGGCGTGTTCGGCCAATACCTCTACATCAACCCCGCCACGCGTACGGTCATCGTCAAGTTGAGCGACTACGGGGTGGAACAGGATGAAGTGCTGACCCTGCTGGCCATGCGCAGGATCGGCCATTACTTGGCGGGGAAGGATTGA
- a CDS encoding IS1182 family transposase, translating to MLKKPTAAQHELEMVTIEMLVPKDHLLRKIDAAVDFEFIREKVAHLYCADNGRPALDPVVLFKLLFIGYLFGIRSERQLIREVQVNVAYRWFAGFRLTDKVPDSSTFSQNRRRRFIDTTVYQEIFDEIVRQAIGRGMVDGRVLYSDSTHLKANANKNKFDYVQVTQTPSAYLAELDAAVDIDRAEHGKKPLKRDDDDEPPTKEIKVSRTDPESGYMVRDDKPKGFFYLDHRTVDAKHSIITDTHVTPASVHDSQPYLARLDRQRQTFGFDVQAVGLDAGYFTPAVCQGLENREISGVMGYRTPNHKPGTFFKRAYEYDAYRDEYICPQGQPLHYSTTNRQGYREYKSNPEQCRGCKVREQCTNSANAVKVVTRHVWERSKEKVDDRRRTEWGKRIYARRKETVERSFADAKQLHGHRYARMRGLRKVAEQCLLAAAAQNMKKIALLVARLRALLHGLSASASVQKWLQRKMSALLGFCAIDHLQITCA from the coding sequence ATGCTCAAAAAACCGACAGCCGCCCAGCACGAGTTAGAGATGGTGACCATCGAGATGCTCGTGCCCAAGGACCACCTGCTGCGCAAGATCGACGCGGCGGTGGATTTCGAGTTCATCCGAGAGAAGGTGGCGCATCTGTATTGCGCCGACAATGGCCGCCCGGCACTGGACCCGGTGGTACTCTTCAAGCTCTTGTTCATCGGTTACCTCTTCGGTATCCGCAGCGAGCGCCAGCTCATCCGCGAGGTCCAGGTCAATGTGGCCTATCGCTGGTTTGCCGGATTCCGTTTGACCGACAAGGTACCGGACTCCTCCACCTTCTCCCAGAACCGGCGCCGCCGCTTCATTGATACCACCGTCTATCAAGAGATCTTCGACGAGATCGTGCGCCAGGCCATTGGACGCGGCATGGTCGATGGCCGTGTGCTCTACAGCGACAGCACCCACCTCAAGGCCAACGCCAACAAGAACAAGTTCGACTACGTTCAAGTTACCCAGACCCCCTCGGCCTATCTGGCCGAATTGGATGCCGCTGTGGATATCGACCGTGCCGAGCATGGCAAGAAACCGCTCAAGCGTGACGACGATGATGAGCCGCCCACCAAAGAGATCAAGGTCAGTCGCACCGATCCCGAGAGCGGCTACATGGTGCGCGACGACAAGCCCAAGGGCTTCTTCTACCTGGATCACCGCACCGTCGATGCTAAGCATTCCATCATTACCGATACCCATGTCACGCCCGCCTCAGTCCATGACAGTCAGCCTTATCTGGCGCGCCTGGATCGTCAGCGCCAGACGTTCGGATTTGATGTACAGGCCGTTGGCCTGGATGCGGGCTACTTCACACCGGCCGTCTGCCAGGGACTGGAGAATCGCGAGATCAGCGGCGTGATGGGCTACCGCACACCCAACCACAAGCCGGGGACATTCTTTAAACGGGCGTATGAGTACGATGCCTACCGTGACGAATACATCTGCCCGCAGGGTCAACCCTTGCACTACAGCACCACCAATCGGCAGGGGTATCGGGAATACAAATCCAACCCTGAGCAATGCCGGGGCTGCAAGGTACGCGAGCAATGCACCAATAGCGCCAATGCGGTCAAGGTGGTGACGCGCCATGTGTGGGAGCGTTCCAAGGAGAAGGTGGATGATCGGCGTCGTACCGAATGGGGCAAGCGCATCTATGCCCGACGCAAGGAAACGGTAGAACGCAGCTTCGCCGACGCCAAGCAATTGCACGGACATCGTTATGCCCGTATGCGGGGATTGCGCAAGGTCGCCGAGCAGTGCTTGTTGGCGGCGGCGGCCCAGAACATGAAGAAGATTGCCCTGTTGGTGGCGCGCTTGCGCGCGCTTTTACACGGCTTGAGCGCCTCTGCCAGCGTACAAAAGTGGCTACAGAGAAAAATGAGCGCCTTGCTTGGCTTCTGCGCCATCGACCATCTGCAAATTACCTGCGCCTGA